A genomic region of Desulfosarcina ovata subsp. ovata contains the following coding sequences:
- a CDS encoding ExeA family protein, translating to MNNTDIRSLYGLKYNPFLPDLPPEALYAIPGTESFGLRVRSMAENGGFALITGEPGLGKSKTLQKIAHQLEQIPDLTVGVMQRPQSKLGDFYREMGELFNVNLSPSNRYGGFKALRDRWERHCQSTLLKPVLLIDEAQQVSTECLTELRILQSHRFDSQSLLFTILCGDNRLPDRFRSADLLPLGSRIGPRLLLEPLSPEQLQDYLYFALETAGNRQLMTDELILTLSAHAANNLRVLNQMAAELLATAAQENLPRLDEALFFKLFSPPMTKSQHRRRK from the coding sequence ATGAACAATACCGATATCAGAAGCTTGTACGGACTCAAATACAACCCGTTTCTGCCCGATTTGCCACCGGAAGCGTTGTATGCCATCCCAGGCACCGAGTCTTTTGGATTGCGGGTGCGATCCATGGCCGAGAACGGCGGCTTTGCATTGATTACCGGAGAGCCGGGATTGGGGAAAAGCAAGACGCTACAAAAGATTGCCCATCAACTCGAACAGATACCCGACCTGACCGTCGGTGTGATGCAGCGCCCCCAAAGCAAGCTGGGGGACTTTTACCGCGAAATGGGTGAGTTGTTCAATGTCAACCTGTCCCCCTCCAACCGCTATGGCGGCTTCAAGGCCCTGCGGGACCGTTGGGAACGCCATTGCCAGTCGACGTTGCTAAAACCGGTGCTTTTGATTGACGAGGCCCAGCAGGTGTCGACCGAGTGCCTGACCGAACTGCGTATTTTACAGAGCCATCGGTTCGACTCGCAGAGCCTTTTGTTTACTATTCTGTGTGGCGACAACCGGCTGCCCGACAGGTTCCGGTCCGCCGACTTGTTGCCCCTGGGCAGCCGTATCGGACCACGGTTATTGCTCGAACCGCTTTCTCCCGAGCAACTCCAGGATTATTTGTATTTCGCTCTCGAGACGGCCGGGAACCGTCAACTGATGACCGACGAATTGATTCTTACATTGTCCGCTCACGCGGCCAACAATCTGCGGGTGCTCAACCAAATGGCCGCGGAATTGCTCGCCACGGCGGCCCAAGAGAATCTGCCTCGTCTCGATGAGGCTTTGTTTTTTAAGTTGTTCTCACCGCCAATGACGAAATCCCAACATAGGAGAAGAAAATGA
- a CDS encoding site-specific integrase, which produces MEQNICSIRSFLRYLQEQNILQTDLASKTPMIQARKQTRIPSVWTKEELDALIGAIDRENPKGKRDYAIILLACVLGLRVTDIKNLTFGCFDWGTKKLTFIQSKTRETVTLPIPSEVGWAVIDYLKYGRPKVDLPVLFVRHVAPFLPFSENDHLYQIIRDYMRIAHLPTLKKHRGMHSLRHTAASRMLEHDTPLAVISDILGHTDTDATAVYLKVGINKLKECCLHTPEVGS; this is translated from the coding sequence GTGGAACAAAACATCTGCTCCATACGTTCTTTTTTAAGGTATTTGCAGGAACAGAACATCCTACAAACGGATCTGGCTTCTAAAACACCAATGATTCAGGCTCGTAAACAGACACGCATCCCATCCGTTTGGACGAAAGAAGAGTTGGATGCACTGATAGGCGCCATTGATCGAGAAAATCCAAAGGGAAAACGGGACTATGCCATTATCCTCCTTGCCTGCGTGTTGGGTCTTAGAGTCACTGATATCAAAAACCTCACTTTTGGTTGTTTCGACTGGGGAACGAAGAAACTGACATTTATCCAATCAAAAACAAGGGAAACAGTAACCCTGCCGATTCCTTCCGAAGTTGGATGGGCTGTCATTGATTATCTGAAATACGGCAGGCCAAAAGTGGATTTGCCTGTTCTTTTTGTAAGGCACGTGGCGCCATTTCTTCCCTTTTCGGAAAATGATCATCTGTATCAGATAATCCGTGATTATATGCGGATTGCACATCTGCCTACTTTGAAGAAGCACCGTGGTATGCACTCTCTTCGTCATACGGCAGCTTCAAGAATGCTTGAGCATGACACACCGCTTGCTGTCATCTCGGATATTCTGGGTCATACGGACACGGACGCTACAGCAGTCTATTTGAAGGTGGGCATCAATAAGCTTAAAGAATGCTGTCTGCATACTCCGGAGGTGGGCTCATGA
- a CDS encoding transposase gives MLILHDILEKLKNEFAQSSKGQERGIWFVYTIVAIIVPFASSRTSNILRCLKTVFGFSGISRKKFYTFMASPRIPWQRLWPTLWKLIPLPTTGGRLMLALDDSINAKTGKKIFACDKVFDHAAKQNQSRYPWAQNIVAVGLLKMIKGRWACLPLSYRFYLLKKTIERMNRDSNGPEVTFKSKLAMAVDMIGEIAAVFPRKRIVIITDSWFGNGGLWKPLKKQLGIWVDMISRLRSNSTIFELPPPPTGRQGRPRKYGRKLGNAAALAVRFKSLAKEYIVNLYGRNRNIVAYERVVMLKTIRCAVKVVWVYRKTQWVALYSTDLSLSAEQIIEYYGARWKIEALFKELKNDIGSADTQSRHPQAVSNHLHFCMLATTVAWIYASRVEKTPSRRHAVGGRRHFAFSDVRRSVTKAAMDKDFGRLFPVPRKSVFNSLVDVLLRMAA, from the coding sequence ATGCTTATCCTACACGACATCCTTGAAAAACTCAAAAACGAATTTGCTCAGTCCAGTAAAGGTCAGGAACGGGGAATATGGTTCGTATACACGATCGTGGCGATCATTGTTCCTTTCGCCTCATCGAGGACCTCAAACATTCTACGGTGCTTGAAGACGGTGTTCGGCTTTTCCGGGATCAGTCGTAAAAAGTTCTATACCTTCATGGCATCCCCACGGATTCCATGGCAACGGTTATGGCCCACGCTGTGGAAATTGATTCCGCTGCCAACGACCGGTGGGCGGTTAATGCTGGCTCTGGATGACAGTATCAACGCCAAGACAGGCAAGAAGATTTTCGCCTGCGACAAGGTTTTCGATCATGCTGCCAAGCAAAACCAGTCCAGGTATCCGTGGGCCCAGAACATCGTTGCTGTGGGGTTGTTGAAGATGATCAAGGGACGTTGGGCCTGTCTGCCGCTGAGTTATCGTTTCTACCTCCTGAAGAAAACCATCGAACGAATGAACCGTGACAGCAATGGACCGGAAGTGACATTCAAGAGCAAGCTTGCCATGGCGGTCGACATGATCGGTGAGATTGCCGCGGTGTTTCCCAGAAAACGGATTGTCATCATCACCGACTCATGGTTCGGCAATGGCGGCCTGTGGAAGCCATTGAAAAAACAGTTGGGCATATGGGTGGATATGATTTCCAGGCTTCGATCCAACAGCACAATATTTGAACTGCCGCCACCTCCGACCGGACGACAAGGCCGCCCGCGTAAATATGGCCGCAAGCTGGGGAATGCGGCAGCGTTGGCCGTTCGATTCAAATCGCTGGCAAAAGAATACATCGTCAACCTGTATGGCCGCAACCGGAACATCGTAGCCTATGAACGCGTGGTGATGCTCAAGACCATCCGATGTGCGGTCAAGGTGGTCTGGGTCTATCGTAAGACACAGTGGGTGGCACTTTATTCCACCGACCTGTCCCTTTCGGCTGAGCAGATTATCGAATACTATGGGGCCCGCTGGAAGATCGAAGCCTTATTCAAGGAATTGAAAAACGACATCGGCAGCGCTGACACGCAAAGCCGTCATCCGCAGGCCGTCAGCAACCATCTGCACTTTTGCATGCTGGCGACCACCGTCGCCTGGATTTACGCCAGCCGGGTCGAGAAAACGCCATCTCGCCGGCATGCCGTCGGCGGCCGCCGTCATTTTGCCTTTTCGGATGTCCGCCGATCCGTTACAAAGGCCGCGATGGACAAGGATTTTGGTAGGCTCTTCCCGGTGCCACGCAAATCCGTCTTTAATTCTCTCGTGGACGTACTGCTGCGCATGGCGGCTTGA
- a CDS encoding reverse transcriptase domain-containing protein has translation MISPLLANIYLHYVLDLWVNHWRDTKASGDVMIVRYADDFVIGFQHRHEAETFIVDLQQRLAKFALSLHPEKTRLIEFGRFAVQNRKKEGRGKPETFDFLGF, from the coding sequence GTGATCTCGCCGCTGCTTGCCAATATCTACTTGCATTATGTCTTGGACCTGTGGGTTAACCACTGGAGGGATACAAAAGCCAGTGGCGATGTGATGATAGTGCGTTACGCTGACGATTTTGTCATAGGGTTCCAGCACCGCCATGAAGCCGAGACTTTTATTGTGGACTTGCAACAACGGTTGGCAAAGTTCGCTCTATCCCTTCACCCTGAAAAGACACGCTTGATTGAATTTGGGCGGTTTGCTGTACAAAACAGGAAGAAGGAAGGTCGGGGAAAGCCGGAGACATTCGATTTTCTGGGATTCTGA
- a CDS encoding tyrosine-type recombinase/integrase, translating to MRNYPFRGPFAEHIKNHVGLKQAVGYKYEAETAHLSRFSSFTAEKYPEASILSKEIVLEWCSKRNYEAQANQCARASILRQLAVYMENIGIGAYVLPKGYYPAGQQYVSHIYTENELKRFFHQTDQCCYVGECPYRHLIMPVFFRLVYACGLRSSEARLLKVENVDTDAGILSIHHSKKDNSRLVAMSDELTGRCRNYSENVHNLSKGSDWFLKFPLFESSPAG from the coding sequence ATGAGAAACTACCCGTTCAGAGGTCCATTTGCAGAGCATATCAAAAACCATGTCGGCTTGAAGCAAGCGGTCGGGTATAAATATGAGGCAGAAACGGCGCATCTATCAAGATTTTCCTCCTTTACCGCTGAAAAATATCCCGAAGCATCGATCCTTTCAAAGGAAATAGTATTGGAGTGGTGCTCAAAAAGGAACTATGAGGCACAGGCCAATCAGTGTGCAAGAGCCTCTATCTTGCGGCAGCTTGCCGTGTATATGGAAAATATTGGAATTGGCGCATACGTCCTCCCAAAAGGATATTACCCGGCGGGACAGCAGTATGTTTCTCACATCTATACGGAAAATGAACTGAAACGATTCTTCCATCAGACGGATCAATGCTGCTACGTCGGTGAATGTCCATATCGCCATCTCATCATGCCGGTATTTTTCCGGCTAGTTTACGCCTGCGGCCTTCGGTCTTCCGAAGCAAGACTTCTGAAGGTCGAAAATGTGGATACGGATGCAGGCATACTGAGCATTCATCATTCAAAAAAAGACAATAGCCGTTTGGTTGCCATGTCAGACGAGCTTACCGGTCGATGCCGGAACTACTCTGAAAATGTGCATAACCTTTCAAAGGGGTCTGATTGGTTTCTAAAGTTTCCCCTTTTTGAAAGCAGCCCGGCGGGGTGA
- a CDS encoding tyrosine-type recombinase/integrase, whose amino-acid sequence MKPTDFATHLTGFLSVYLPRQKNASNNTIASYRDTFKLLLRYCQEEKDIPAEKLNMGMLTHVMIADFLEWLEKKRKCSTATRNQRLAAIHSFFRYAQYEEPSGILHFQKVIAIPVKKASKPSAPHLTPEAMKFLLSQPDKMTVKGRRNLSLLSLSVILRLDFPLFSTRDARSAASGCLDDALIHIFRSYNMAISGR is encoded by the coding sequence ATGAAACCTACTGATTTTGCAACTCACCTTACTGGATTTCTTTCCGTGTATCTGCCTCGACAGAAAAATGCCAGTAACAATACGATAGCATCCTACCGTGATACCTTTAAATTGCTACTCCGTTACTGTCAGGAAGAGAAGGATATACCTGCCGAAAAGCTGAACATGGGCATGCTGACCCATGTAATGATTGCTGATTTTCTCGAATGGCTTGAAAAGAAACGTAAATGTAGCACTGCAACCCGTAACCAAAGGCTTGCAGCCATACATTCCTTTTTCAGGTATGCTCAATACGAGGAACCATCAGGAATCCTTCATTTCCAAAAGGTCATTGCCATACCGGTCAAGAAGGCCTCCAAGCCGTCGGCGCCACATCTGACACCGGAGGCGATGAAATTTTTGCTGTCACAGCCGGATAAAATGACCGTGAAAGGCCGACGAAACCTGTCGCTTTTGAGCTTAAGCGTCATTTTGCGGTTGGATTTTCCATTATTTTCAACACGCGACGCGCGGAGCGCGGCTTCTGGCTGCCTTGATGATGCGTTGATTCATATTTT
- a CDS encoding DNA methylase codes for MANNRLTQLEEIIAANQHHFHQTGKALKQIRDDQLFRDLLFDSFEGYVKDRWDMARSQAYRLIKAANVIDNLSPIGDGILPENEYQARILTRFTKEDQRKIWRAFIASGMALTAKNIRKYAHQTLKAKHVKKKNASVVDIISADYKTAVMAMLEQIRSAQNDDWQTTSRQAALFWLKVMKEKIIRHVSVDSVTDGNAATPNGDIIRYDMVRYGCATRHLI; via the coding sequence ATGGCCAACAACCGACTCACCCAATTGGAGGAGATCATCGCTGCCAATCAACACCATTTTCACCAAACCGGTAAGGCATTAAAGCAGATTCGAGACGATCAATTGTTTCGAGATTTGCTGTTCGATTCGTTTGAAGGCTATGTCAAGGACCGGTGGGATATGGCCCGATCCCAGGCATATCGTCTGATTAAGGCCGCCAATGTCATCGACAATTTGTCTCCAATTGGCGACGGCATCCTTCCGGAGAATGAATACCAGGCCAGGATTCTAACGCGTTTTACAAAAGAGGATCAACGCAAGATCTGGCGTGCATTTATCGCATCCGGCATGGCGCTCACGGCTAAGAATATTAGAAAGTACGCCCATCAAACCCTAAAGGCCAAGCATGTCAAAAAAAAGAATGCGTCTGTGGTCGATATCATCAGCGCAGACTATAAAACGGCCGTGATGGCCATGCTGGAACAGATTCGGTCGGCGCAAAACGATGATTGGCAAACGACATCCAGACAAGCGGCCTTATTCTGGCTGAAAGTGATGAAAGAGAAAATCATTCGTCATGTGAGCGTGGACTCGGTAACTGATGGAAACGCGGCCACTCCAAATGGTGACATCATTCGATATGATATGGTTCGATATGGATGCGCTACGCGCCATCTGATTTGA
- a CDS encoding tyrosine-type recombinase/integrase gives MNNTSLLGPWVRRFLLEYIVKERNLTINTRSSYRDMLVLLLPYAAVHLKKPVDRLAVVDLSAELIRKFLTNLEQNRRCCIATRNQRLSGLHALARFIGENSPEHVAWCAQIRLIPFKKTTQPGITYLEKEEMNALLATPDRRTPQGQRDYALLLFLYNSGARSSEAAKLRITDIDWHIQCVRLIGKGNKQRTCPLWPTTMEQLRWVAAKRDPGQRVFVNRNGKPYTRFGIHTMVERHALKAAAKAPSLGTKRLSPHVIRHTTATHLLRAGVDINTIRVWLGHVSLSTTNIYAETDLETKARALATCLPTIKDSKTKPWRQQPDLMEFLRGL, from the coding sequence ATGAATAACACTTCGTTGCTTGGCCCCTGGGTTCGACGCTTTCTGCTTGAATATATAGTAAAAGAGCGCAATCTTACAATAAATACCCGCAGCAGCTACCGGGATATGCTGGTGCTGCTTCTGCCCTACGCAGCGGTGCATCTCAAGAAGCCTGTCGACCGCCTTGCTGTTGTCGACCTGTCAGCGGAATTGATCCGTAAATTCCTCACCAATTTGGAGCAAAACCGCCGCTGTTGTATCGCTACGCGCAATCAACGCCTCAGCGGTCTGCATGCGTTGGCGAGATTTATAGGCGAGAATAGTCCTGAGCACGTCGCGTGGTGCGCACAAATAAGGCTAATTCCGTTCAAGAAGACCACTCAGCCGGGAATAACCTACCTGGAAAAAGAAGAAATGAATGCACTTTTGGCCACGCCAGATCGCCGTACACCTCAGGGTCAACGCGACTATGCCTTGCTGCTTTTTCTCTATAACTCGGGAGCGCGGTCAAGCGAAGCGGCCAAGCTCAGAATCACGGATATTGATTGGCATATCCAATGCGTTAGGCTCATAGGTAAAGGTAACAAGCAACGCACTTGTCCGTTGTGGCCTACTACGATGGAACAACTGCGTTGGGTCGCTGCCAAACGCGATCCGGGACAACGTGTGTTTGTTAACCGCAATGGAAAACCCTATACTCGTTTTGGCATTCACACTATGGTTGAACGGCATGCCTTGAAAGCCGCAGCGAAAGCGCCCTCGCTTGGTACAAAGCGGCTCAGTCCGCATGTGATCCGGCACACCACCGCAACCCATCTTTTACGTGCGGGTGTTGACATCAATACCATCCGCGTCTGGCTGGGCCACGTCTCGCTCAGCACGACCAACATTTACGCAGAAACGGATCTCGAAACTAAAGCGCGAGCCCTGGCTACTTGTTTACCGACCATAAAGGATTCTAAGACGAAACCATGGAGACAACAACCCGACCTGATGGAGTTTTTACGGGGACTGTAG
- a CDS encoding tyrosine-type recombinase/integrase, translated as MNLSQVTFLYLSHKRALGRKFRAEEDILRAFCKAIGDRPITAIEREVVLTFINGKGPITEYWTKKYRVLSGLYRYAIARGLAKASPLPRTIPKPTVPVFVPYIYSHEELKRLLDTVSTACAGRASIEEDVFRNLLLLLYGAGLRLSEALALTLGAVDLTQAYLHVHETKFFKSRLVPLGKDLTTILSDYISNRHKRTTQLESPLFCFRDGSPLSQSAVRSTFRRLRSYAGVLRDGGSRHQPRLHDLRHTSAVHRVIAWYRNGADLQELLPKLATYMGHVDLSATQRYLTMTPELLRLASLRFENYAIGDQS; from the coding sequence ATGAATTTATCGCAAGTCACTTTCCTTTACCTTTCTCACAAGCGCGCCTTGGGGCGTAAGTTTCGAGCCGAAGAGGACATTCTGCGCGCATTCTGCAAAGCGATTGGCGATCGTCCTATCACCGCCATTGAGAGGGAGGTCGTATTAACATTTATAAACGGTAAAGGGCCGATTACTGAGTACTGGACAAAGAAATATCGTGTACTGTCCGGGCTATATCGGTACGCCATAGCTCGCGGTTTGGCAAAGGCCTCTCCGCTGCCTCGTACCATTCCAAAGCCAACTGTTCCTGTTTTTGTGCCATACATTTATTCCCATGAAGAGCTCAAACGCTTGCTCGACACTGTCTCAACCGCCTGTGCAGGCCGTGCATCCATTGAGGAAGATGTTTTTAGGAACTTGCTTCTTCTGCTTTATGGCGCAGGATTACGTCTTAGCGAAGCTCTGGCGCTCACTTTAGGCGCAGTGGATCTAACCCAAGCATACCTCCACGTCCATGAGACAAAATTTTTCAAAAGCCGATTGGTCCCCTTGGGAAAAGATCTAACCACAATCCTTTCAGATTACATTTCCAATCGTCATAAACGCACCACTCAATTGGAAAGCCCTCTCTTCTGCTTCCGCGACGGATCACCGTTGAGCCAATCTGCCGTTCGCAGCACCTTTCGACGACTGCGTTCATACGCGGGCGTCCTGCGTGATGGCGGGAGTCGTCATCAGCCACGGCTTCACGATCTACGCCATACGTCCGCTGTTCATCGGGTCATCGCATGGTATCGTAACGGGGCAGATTTGCAGGAACTGCTGCCCAAGCTTGCAACTTATATGGGGCACGTGGATCTTTCAGCGACACAACGCTATTTGACCATGACTCCGGAACTGCTGCGACTGGCAAGCTTACGATTCGAAAATTATGCCATAGGAGATCAATCATGA
- a CDS encoding ATP-binding protein, with protein MQRKQSFINDKRRVSYLSAVYNRIYRGQSVLIEGEYGVGKTRFLELLKPKKLQGVWVESLFNVHEMLASILQGLNYEAVATYRRTPHHLKLIRNLTDYYIIIDEANDIEKRVWPYLKRIMDAHVPIVLAGLPKVRTYLTSQHPDILSRLKTLILYPIVVEDFILEYKDFESEAIEQIYVATRGDMRKFKEICTDCRDKAKELGHSFVDLNLAVDFLANLHPM; from the coding sequence ATGCAGCGAAAACAAAGTTTTATAAACGATAAGCGCCGGGTCTCCTATCTATCCGCGGTATACAACCGGATCTACCGGGGACAGAGCGTATTGATCGAGGGCGAATATGGTGTCGGAAAAACTCGTTTCCTCGAACTGCTCAAACCCAAAAAACTTCAAGGCGTATGGGTGGAGTCGCTTTTCAATGTGCATGAAATGTTGGCCTCCATCCTTCAAGGGTTGAACTACGAGGCGGTGGCCACTTATCGGCGCACGCCCCATCATTTGAAGCTGATCCGCAATCTGACCGATTATTACATCATCATCGACGAGGCCAATGACATCGAAAAAAGGGTTTGGCCCTACCTGAAACGAATCATGGACGCGCACGTGCCCATCGTTTTGGCCGGACTGCCAAAGGTGAGGACATATTTGACCAGCCAGCATCCGGATATCCTCAGCCGATTGAAAACCTTGATTCTGTATCCCATCGTAGTCGAGGATTTCATCCTGGAATACAAGGATTTTGAATCTGAAGCCATCGAACAGATTTATGTGGCCACCAGGGGCGATATGAGAAAATTCAAGGAAATTTGCACGGATTGCCGCGACAAGGCCAAAGAACTGGGCCATAGCTTCGTCGATTTAAATCTGGCGGTCGACTTTCTCGCCAATCTTCATCCCATGTAG
- a CDS encoding integrase: MKDKDFEQLPMDDRFLILLHKKIMDKTGSAKRRAKKYYMDQYRKTGVIPKPLLLAGQGIMEGRKCSGRRRVLTEKIQNRFIEMVKASSDPSDDRFVFITRHGRTIKNYHAWLEQEFERSISLSALRRFARQANLKVYLEKPDFEEKNDPSVCFKDEPVFDLIQMDGCRFRYFKIRSDDGVWAKPQVIEFFDTGSRNMLVLDAYFSESSLNSVDLFEKFLVSTPFPQKKIRLRPDNAKGFVNLKRPINELNIKFSLPGGFYLQPNFSRIHAPKDKAHLESSHRSIHHFEMRIIKHFEDRIVKTEPGYIYKKGKKGKITITYLDIDLATLRQSGLLEAYRRQHNEQKHYYSVNGKTSAWVPKEKFDDGLAQYEWITFSADDVRHFVKYGYDKINATVGAKGIITFKKQTYYVAVGAQHFSRHKSTKVYISDLGDKLFIFEHKENGILLGEALRREPYEKPVKKAGTEPNAVELISAFLQEKKMAVDRPRLIDIHLRGLTLDAAQTIYRQHRKRYIAYAIKLRQPETITGKALFNAFILDCERQLSNNPLAPYASCSENKVL; the protein is encoded by the coding sequence ATGAAAGACAAAGACTTTGAACAACTGCCCATGGACGACCGTTTCCTGATCTTGCTGCACAAAAAGATCATGGACAAAACCGGCAGCGCCAAACGCAGGGCCAAAAAATATTACATGGATCAATACCGTAAGACCGGCGTCATTCCCAAACCGCTGCTGCTTGCCGGCCAAGGCATCATGGAAGGCAGAAAGTGCAGCGGCCGGCGCCGGGTCTTGACCGAAAAAATCCAAAACCGCTTCATCGAGATGGTCAAGGCTTCCAGCGATCCATCGGACGATCGTTTTGTATTTATCACCCGCCATGGACGAACCATCAAAAATTACCACGCCTGGCTCGAACAAGAGTTCGAACGTAGCATCTCACTTAGCGCTTTAAGGCGTTTTGCCAGGCAAGCCAACCTCAAGGTCTATTTGGAAAAACCAGACTTCGAGGAAAAGAACGATCCCAGCGTCTGCTTTAAGGACGAACCGGTCTTCGATTTGATTCAAATGGACGGATGCAGGTTTCGCTATTTCAAGATTCGATCGGACGACGGCGTTTGGGCCAAGCCCCAGGTGATCGAGTTTTTTGACACCGGATCGCGCAACATGCTTGTGCTTGACGCCTATTTTTCCGAAAGCAGTCTAAATTCGGTGGACCTGTTCGAGAAATTTTTGGTGAGCACCCCCTTTCCGCAAAAAAAGATACGGCTGAGACCGGACAATGCAAAGGGTTTTGTCAACCTGAAACGCCCCATCAACGAACTGAACATCAAATTTTCATTGCCAGGCGGATTTTATCTGCAACCAAACTTCTCACGCATCCATGCGCCCAAGGACAAAGCACATCTGGAATCATCCCATCGCAGCATCCATCATTTTGAAATGCGGATCATCAAGCACTTTGAAGACCGCATCGTTAAGACAGAACCGGGCTATATCTACAAAAAGGGCAAAAAAGGAAAAATTACCATCACCTATCTCGACATCGATCTTGCAACGCTGCGCCAGAGTGGTTTACTCGAAGCCTATCGCCGGCAGCACAATGAGCAAAAGCACTATTATTCTGTGAACGGTAAAACATCGGCCTGGGTGCCCAAGGAGAAGTTTGACGACGGTCTTGCCCAATACGAGTGGATAACGTTCAGTGCGGATGACGTACGCCATTTCGTCAAATACGGCTATGACAAGATCAACGCCACCGTGGGGGCGAAAGGCATCATTACTTTCAAAAAGCAGACCTACTATGTGGCCGTTGGCGCGCAACACTTCAGCCGCCACAAGAGCACCAAGGTGTATATCTCCGATCTTGGCGACAAGCTGTTTATCTTCGAGCATAAGGAAAACGGTATCCTGCTGGGTGAAGCGCTGCGCCGGGAACCTTACGAAAAGCCGGTCAAAAAGGCAGGCACCGAACCCAACGCGGTTGAATTGATCAGCGCTTTTCTGCAGGAGAAAAAGATGGCGGTGGACAGGCCACGACTGATTGACATCCATCTTCGGGGTTTGACCCTCGATGCCGCCCAAACAATCTATCGGCAACACCGGAAACGATATATCGCTTACGCGATCAAACTACGCCAGCCTGAAACCATCACCGGCAAGGCGCTTTTCAATGCGTTCATTTTGGATTGCGAAAGACAATTGTCAAACAACCCTTTGGCCCCGTATGCCTCATGCAGCGAAAACAAAGTTTTATAA
- a CDS encoding tyrosine-type recombinase/integrase: MFETLFTRPTILARYREGPLLKARKLFLKQCERSGYSRSMLQKIAWVLLSIAHRIDIDHGTVTTRDIELAIDTRMRFKRSSEREQNSQGSRQLFIHIATAWVRSLGCFEAPREVERPFTAQIAAFAQHLYEERGLSPVTVSTRCERMAWFFDSLPPNKNSLHMISIADLDAFIEAKGNTGWTRSSLSSLASSLRSFFRYAESQGWCNPGIATAIESPRLYTREGLPKGPNWEDVQRLLINSRGDSSVDIRDHAILMLLSVYGLRRGEIARLRLDDLDWVSERLIVSRPKQRHIQSYPLLNTVGEAVLRYLREVRPSCAHRSLFLTLSAPIRPLSAMSISPIVRIRLGALGVTLPHRGAHCLRHACAGHLLDSGFTLKQIGDHLGHRSANATLSYTKIDLAGLRQVAELDLRRLL, translated from the coding sequence ATGTTTGAAACCTTGTTTACCCGCCCCACTATCTTGGCCCGTTACCGCGAGGGTCCTCTGTTAAAAGCCCGAAAGCTATTCCTCAAGCAATGTGAAAGAAGTGGATATTCACGCAGCATGCTGCAAAAAATTGCCTGGGTGCTATTGTCGATAGCGCACCGTATCGACATCGACCATGGTACAGTGACAACACGTGATATTGAACTGGCCATAGATACTCGAATGCGCTTTAAGCGTTCTTCAGAGCGTGAGCAAAATTCTCAGGGATCTCGACAACTGTTTATCCATATCGCCACAGCGTGGGTGCGTAGTCTCGGATGCTTTGAAGCGCCCCGGGAGGTGGAGCGTCCCTTTACGGCCCAGATTGCCGCTTTCGCTCAGCATTTATACGAGGAAAGAGGGTTGTCACCCGTAACCGTCTCGACTCGTTGTGAGCGTATGGCTTGGTTTTTCGATAGCTTGCCTCCCAACAAAAACTCGCTACACATGATTTCAATCGCTGACTTGGATGCCTTCATTGAGGCAAAAGGGAACACCGGCTGGACACGCTCGTCATTATCCAGTTTGGCCAGCAGTTTACGTAGCTTCTTTCGCTATGCCGAAAGCCAGGGCTGGTGTAATCCGGGGATTGCCACAGCCATTGAATCGCCTCGGCTCTATACTCGAGAAGGGCTTCCTAAAGGGCCAAACTGGGAGGACGTGCAGCGTCTGCTGATCAACAGCCGAGGGGATAGCTCCGTCGATATCCGGGATCATGCCATTTTGATGTTATTGTCTGTTTATGGACTTCGGCGAGGCGAGATTGCACGGCTGCGGTTGGACGACCTTGATTGGGTCAGCGAGCGACTTATTGTATCCCGCCCTAAGCAGCGTCACATCCAAAGTTATCCCTTATTGAATACAGTCGGAGAAGCGGTCCTGCGCTACCTGCGCGAAGTACGTCCAAGCTGTGCGCATCGGAGTCTGTTTCTGACGTTGTCCGCTCCAATTCGCCCCCTTTCCGCTATGAGCATCAGCCCTATTGTACGTATACGTCTGGGCGCTCTCGGAGTAACCTTGCCACATCGCGGAGCCCACTGTTTACGACACGCCTGCGCCGGTCATCTCCTCGATTCAGGCTTTACACTGAAACAAATTGGAGACCATCTCGGTCATCGTAGTGCCAACGCCACACTAAGCTACACTAAAATCGATCTTGCTGGACTGCGTCAGGTGGCCGAACTCGATCTGAGGAGGCTGCTATGA